A window of Hymenobacter siberiensis genomic DNA:
CAACGAAGTGGTGTATGTGAATGATTACGAAATCGTGGTTATCCGCGATGGCCAACTGGAGATTCGCAGCAAGGAAGATGTGAGCCAGACGCCCTATATCCAGAAGCTGGAGATGGAGCTTGACTCCATTGAGAAGGGCGGTTACCCGCACTTCATGCTGAAAGAGATTTTCGAGCAGCCCCGCTCCATCCTCGACTCCATGCGCGGCCGCCTGGAACTGGAAGCCGGCCACCTGAACATGGGCGGCATCCGGGCCTACGAGCAGAAGTTTATCAATGCCCAGCGCATCATCATCGTTGCCTGCGGTACTTCGTGGCACGCCGGTCTGGTGGCCGAGTACCTGATTGAGGACCTGGCCCGCATTCCGGTAGAAGTGGAGTACGCGTCGGAATTCCGCTACCGCAACCCGATTATCACGGAGCGCGACATCGTGATTGCCATTTCGCAGAGTGGTGAGACGGCTGATACGCTGGCCGCCATCGAGTTGGCCAAGAGCAAGGGCGCAACCATCTTCGGCATTTGCAACGTGGTGGGCAGCAGCATTGCTCGCGCTACGGACGCTGGTGCATACACCCACGCCGGCCCCGAAATTGGGGTGGCTTCGACCAAAGCCTTCACGGCGCAGGTTACCGTGCTCACGCTGCTGGCCATGATTATGGGTCAGAAGCGCGGCACCATTACCGACACCAAGCTGCGCGAGCTGATGGTGGAATTGGAGACGATTCCGTCGAAAGTAGAGAAGGCCCTGCTGCTGGATGCCCAGATTCAGGAGATTGCCGAGGAGTTCAAGGATGCCACCAACTTCCTATACCTAGGCCGCGGCTACAACTTCCCAGTAGCACTGGAAGGCGCACTCAAGCTCAAGGAAATCAGCTATATCCACGCTGAAGGCTACCCCGCCGCCGAGATGAAGCACGGCCCCATTGCCCTGATTGACGAGAACATGCCGATGGTAGTGATTGCCACCCGCGACGGTTCTTACGAGAAGGTGGTGAGCAACATTCAGGAGGTGAAAGCTCGCAAGGGCCGTATCATCGCCATCGTGAGCGAAGGCGACACGGTGATTCCGGCCATGGCCGAGTACGTGATTGAGGTGCCTCATACTTCGGAAGTGCTGATGCCGCTGGTGTCGGTGGTGCCGTTGCAGCTCCTCTCCTACCACATCGCCGTACTACGCGGCTGCAACGTCGACCAGCCCCGTAACCTGGCCAAGTCGGTGACGGTGGAGTAATATTAAAATAGCCCAATGGTTGCTGCTACTAAGCAAGCCATTCATCCTTCTTAATGAGCAACTCATTAGAGTCGGTTCCCGGATTTTTTCAACGCCACCAAAACCTACTGATTACCGTCAGTTTGGTATTGGTGGCGTTGCCATTTGCGGCGCTGTCCTTTTTCAGCCACCCCTGCCTCGATGACATCTTGGATGCTGTGATAGTACGGAAACTAGGGTTTTGGGCAGCGCAAAAATACTTTTACATGAGCCATACCGGCCGCTATACTACTACGGTATTGCTGGCCCTGGTGAACCCGCTGATTTACACCCGGCTGGAGAGCAATTGGTGGCCAATGGTGCTGAGCTTTATGCTGGGCACATTGCTGGTGCTGAGGCTCTGCCTGGGCACGCTGCTGCGTATTCCCAACGGAACGGCTTGGCGCGGGGCAGGTTTGCTGCTCTGCCTATGGCTGGCATATGCCCCAGGGCAGGCGGAGGGCTTGTACTGGTTCACCGGAGCTTATACCTACATCGCATCGGCCTGGCTGGCGTTTATCTGGTTGGCCGCCTTTGCACAGCATAGGAAAGTGCGGCAGCGGGGGCAATCCGGTGTGGGCTGGGGGGCAGCGCTGGTTGGGCTGACGGTGGCGGTGGCGGGCACTACCGAGCCGGTCGCTTTTCCGTTTCTGCTGGCGCTACTGGCGGGTGCCCTGCTGAGATGGTGGCGCAGCCGAAGCTTATTCATCGCAGCCCTAGCAGCCCTAGCCATGGCGGGGAGCATCGTTTCATTCACGGCACCCGGCAACTTTGCGCGCATGAGCAGCATGGGAGAGTCGTTTGGCGTAGTAAAAACGCTGCTGTACTCGGGCGTAACCACAGCTTACCTGCTGCTGACCTGGGCCGGCAACCCCTTGCTCCTAGCTTTGTCGGCGCTGCTGCTGCCCACGCTCCACCGGATAGCCCGGCAACGAGACCAATTGCTGGTAGGCTTGCTAAGCCACATCCCGGCTGGCGTGCTGGCCCTTTTTCTGAGCCTACTGCTGGCGGCGGCCAATTGCCCGGCCTTTTATGCCAGTGGCACGGGGCTGCCTTTGCGGGCGCGCACCACCATGTATCTGTTTTTTGTCGTCGGTTGGTTTGGGGTACTGCTGGCTTGGTGCTGTCGGCAGGAGCAGGCATCGGCCGTAGTCGCGGCCCTGACGGTGCCGCCTCTGCGGCTGGTATGGATGGGCTTGCTGGTCGTATTCTTTTTTACCGACTTCAATGTGCAGACCCGTCGCCGATTGGCGGGGAACGGCAGCAACAATGCAATGCGGGCTTATCAGCAGTGGCTCGGCGGCGATGCGGCCCGCTACGATGCCGAGCTACGGGCTCGCTACCAGACCCTGGCTGCCGGCAGGCCCACTGTTACGATATACCCGCTGCACACTCGCCCCAGCTTGCTGTATTGCTTCAACGTAGCGGGCACGAGAAATCAGGCTTTCCTGCGGGACTACGCCTATTATTTTGGCGTGCCGCAAGTACTGACCACGCCGGAAATCCCGGACTTAGCGCAATAACCCGCCAGTATATCCGCCGCATACTTTTACTTTGGCTCCTAATCACTCAACCCCATACCAATGTCCCACCAGATTATCCTCACCGACCAGGCTCCGGCCCCCATTGGCCCCTACTCGCAAGCCGTGAAGGCGGGCAATACCGTGTACGTTTCGGGTCAGATTCCGCTCGACGCCGCCGGGCAGCTGGTAGAGGGCGACGTGGCCGCCCAGACGCACCAGGTGCTGAAGAACCTGACCGCCGTGCTGGCCGCCGCCGGCCTCACCCTGACCGATGTGGTGAAGTGCAGCATCTTCGTAAAAGACCTCGGCAATTTCGCCACCATCAACCAGGTGTATGGCTCTTACTTCGATGAAGCCACTGCGCCCGCCCGCGAAACCGTGGAAGTAGCGCGCCTGCCGCGCGATGTGCAGGTGGAAATCTCCTGCATCGCGGTAGGAGCGTAGCACAAGCATTAGCTTGCTCATACTACCGAACTGGCTTCATCGTTAGCCGCTGGAACAAGCGAATACGCGTTCTACTGCTTATGAAAGAACTTGGACTCGGCCTGCTCATTATTGGGCTTATTTCGCTGGCGCTGCCTCTCATCAACCCCAATATTCACTACGTCTTCCTGACGTGGATTGACCAGTGGAGTGCCGCTGTGGCCTGGGGCATCAGGGGCGGCATTACGCTGCTCGGACTGGTGCTCTGGCTGGGTTTTAAAAACCGGGACTGATTTTCATTTAACAATTACCATTTAACAGTCGTTCTCATTGTGCCAGCTGGTCAGCCAGGACGGCTGTTAAATGGTAGTTGATAATTGTTAAATGACCCCGACCTTTGTGGCGCGTTCCGAGCTCCGGGACGCGCTTTTTTTCTGTTATGACCGAGAGAGAAGTTCGGGTGCGTTTCGCACCTTCGCCCACCGGGCCGCTGCACATTGGCGGCGTACGCACCGCCCTATACAACTACCTGCTGGCTCGCAAGCTGGGCGGCAAGATGCTGCTGCGCATTGAGGATACTGACCAGAACCGCTTTGTGCCCGGGGCCGAAGCCTACATTCTGGAGGCGCTGGCCTGGGTCGGCATCGTGATTGATGAAGGCCAGGGTGTGGGCGGCCCCCACGGCCCCTACAAGCAGAGCGAGCGCAAGCCCATGTACAAGCAGTACGCCGACCAGCTCATCGCGGCTGGCCATGCCTACTACGCCTTTGATACCCCTGAGGAGCTGGATGCCATGCGCGCCCGCCTACAGGCCGCCAAAGTGCCCAATCCGCAGTATAACAGCATCACCCGCACCCAGATGCGCAACTCTCTCACCCTGCCCGAGGACGAGGTGAAGGCCCTGCTGGAAGGCGGCGCGCAGTACGTTATTCGTCTGAAAGTACCCCGTAAAGAGGAGATTCGCTTTCAGGATTTAATTCGCGGCTGGGTAGTGGTGCACTCCAGCGCCGTGGACGATAAGGTACTGATGAAATCGGACGGCATGCCGACCTACCACCTGGCCAACATCGTGGACGACCACCTGATGGAAATCTCCCACGTTATCCGGGGCGAGGAGTGGCTACCTTCGGCCCCGCTGCACGTTCTGCTATACCGCTACCTGGGCTGGGAAAGCACCATGCCGCAGTTTGCCCACTTGCCGCTACTGCTGAAGCCCGACGGCACCGGCAAGCTGAGCAAGCGCGACGGCGACCGCCTGGGCTTCCCGGTATTCCCGCTGGAGTGGCACGGCACCGACAGCGAAACCGGCGAAGCCACCGTCAGCAAAGGCTATCGCGAAGAGGGCTACCTGCCCGAGGCAATGGTGAATTTCCTAGCGTTTCTGGGCTGGAATCCCGGCACCCAGCAGGAGATTTTCTCAATGGATGAGCTGATTCAGGCCTTCTCAATTGAGCGGGTGAGCAAGTCACCGGCCAAGTTCGACCAGAACAAGGTGAAGTGGTTCAACGAGCATTACCTGCGCGCCAAATCCAACGCCGAGCTGGCCCCCTATCTGCTCACGGCCCTGCATGAGCATGCCATTGTGTGCAGCCAGGAGAAAGCCGAGCAGATTGTGGGCGTGATGAAGGAGCGGGTGAGCTTCCCGAACGATTTCTGGCAGGAAGCCAAATATTTCTTCCAAGCCCCGACCGAGTACGACGAAACCGTGGTGAGCAAGAAGTGGAACGCCCCCGTGGCCGCCGCCCTCACGGCCTACGCCGAGGCGCTGCCCACCGCATCCGAAGTTTCGGCCGAAGGCCTGAAAACCCTGTTCAACGATACGATGGCGGCCCAGGGCCTCAAGCCCGGCCAGGTGCTGCAAGCCCTGCGCGTGGCCGTGACCGGTGCCGCCGCCGGCCCCGACCTGTTCGAAACGCTGGTGATTTTGGGCGTGCCCGAGGTGGCTCAGCGCCTGCACACGGCCGTGGTCAGCATTCCCGTGGCAGCGTAATACCCCGGACTTCGCGCCCGTTATACCCAGGCCTTCGGTCTGCACTTGTTCAGCACACGGCTTAGGCTGATGGTTGGACGGGGCAGGACGGAGGCCTGTTTGTGTCCGGTTTGTCGCTTGGTGTACGGCGTCTTTTCAAAGGCACTCCCACCGCCGGGGCGCTTTACTGCCGTGGTGCCCGGGGGTTCTACTTGAATTTCGGACCGCGTTTTTTTGATTTACCGCTCGCACCCGCATGAGTGGACACGAATATTTTTCGTTTGCTATGGCCCTCTTACCGTTGCCCCTGCCCCTGCCCCAAGCCGAGCTGTTGTTCGACCCTGCTTTTTTGCCGGCCACGGCGGCGGATGCACTGCTCGCGCAGCTTACCGCCGCCGTGGCCTGGGAGCAGCGGTCCATCCGCATCTTTGGGCAGGAAATTCCGCAGCCACGCCTCACCGCCTGGTACGGCGATGCGGAGGCCCGCTACACCTACTCGGGCCTGACCTGGGAGCCACGTCCCTGGCTGCCGGCCCTGCAGGCGTTGCGCCAGCGCCTCGAAGCCACCACCGGGGCCCGATTCAACAGCGTGCTGCTGAACCTGTACCGCGACGGCCGCGACAGCATGGGCTGGCACGCCGACGATGAGCCCGAGCTAGGGCCCGGGCCGGCCATCGCCTCGCTTAGCCTGGGGGCCACCCGGCGCTTCCGCCTGCGGCCTCGGGCCGGACTGGCCCACGCCCCCTTCGGCCTCGACCTGCCCAGCGGCAGCCTGCTGCTGATGCGTGGCTCCACCCAGCAGCACTGGCAGCACGCACTGCCCAAAACCGCCCGGCCCATCGGCCCACGGCTCAACCTCACGTTTCGGTGGGTGGCGGGGGCAGCCGGCTAGTAGCGAATGCCCGGGTGGCCATGCAGGCGCGGGCAGTAGCCGTCGCCCACCTTCGTATTCGCCCACTCGCAAAACCGGGGTTGAGATGAGCTGTACCTCCTTTGCCTCGCCGGGCCGGGCGGCAGCCGGAGGCTCATCTGCGGGGAGGGATGACTCGGGCAGGGCAGCGGGCGGGCGGGCCGGGCGGCGGACAGCGGTAGAACGGGGCGTAAACAGG
This region includes:
- the glmS gene encoding glutamine--fructose-6-phosphate transaminase (isomerizing), yielding MCGIVAYLGHREACPIILKGLRRLEYRGYDSAGVALLNCDLSVYKKKGKVAELENFLSDKNTHANVGMGHTRWATHGEPNDVNAHPHFSTSERIAIIHNGIIENYAALKTHLQQQGHVFHSDTDTEVFVNLIEEIQKQNHCSLEEAVRLALHEVVGAYAIVVLSKDAPNQLIAARKGSPMVIGIGEGEFFIASDATPIIEYTNEVVYVNDYEIVVIRDGQLEIRSKEDVSQTPYIQKLEMELDSIEKGGYPHFMLKEIFEQPRSILDSMRGRLELEAGHLNMGGIRAYEQKFINAQRIIIVACGTSWHAGLVAEYLIEDLARIPVEVEYASEFRYRNPIITERDIVIAISQSGETADTLAAIELAKSKGATIFGICNVVGSSIARATDAGAYTHAGPEIGVASTKAFTAQVTVLTLLAMIMGQKRGTITDTKLRELMVELETIPSKVEKALLLDAQIQEIAEEFKDATNFLYLGRGYNFPVALEGALKLKEISYIHAEGYPAAEMKHGPIALIDENMPMVVIATRDGSYEKVVSNIQEVKARKGRIIAIVSEGDTVIPAMAEYVIEVPHTSEVLMPLVSVVPLQLLSYHIAVLRGCNVDQPRNLAKSVTVE
- a CDS encoding DUF6056 family protein, with the translated sequence MSNSLESVPGFFQRHQNLLITVSLVLVALPFAALSFFSHPCLDDILDAVIVRKLGFWAAQKYFYMSHTGRYTTTVLLALVNPLIYTRLESNWWPMVLSFMLGTLLVLRLCLGTLLRIPNGTAWRGAGLLLCLWLAYAPGQAEGLYWFTGAYTYIASAWLAFIWLAAFAQHRKVRQRGQSGVGWGAALVGLTVAVAGTTEPVAFPFLLALLAGALLRWWRSRSLFIAALAALAMAGSIVSFTAPGNFARMSSMGESFGVVKTLLYSGVTTAYLLLTWAGNPLLLALSALLLPTLHRIARQRDQLLVGLLSHIPAGVLALFLSLLLAAANCPAFYASGTGLPLRARTTMYLFFVVGWFGVLLAWCCRQEQASAVVAALTVPPLRLVWMGLLVVFFFTDFNVQTRRRLAGNGSNNAMRAYQQWLGGDAARYDAELRARYQTLAAGRPTVTIYPLHTRPSLLYCFNVAGTRNQAFLRDYAYYFGVPQVLTTPEIPDLAQ
- a CDS encoding RidA family protein, encoding MSHQIILTDQAPAPIGPYSQAVKAGNTVYVSGQIPLDAAGQLVEGDVAAQTHQVLKNLTAVLAAAGLTLTDVVKCSIFVKDLGNFATINQVYGSYFDEATAPARETVEVARLPRDVQVEISCIAVGA
- the gltX gene encoding glutamate--tRNA ligase; the protein is MTEREVRVRFAPSPTGPLHIGGVRTALYNYLLARKLGGKMLLRIEDTDQNRFVPGAEAYILEALAWVGIVIDEGQGVGGPHGPYKQSERKPMYKQYADQLIAAGHAYYAFDTPEELDAMRARLQAAKVPNPQYNSITRTQMRNSLTLPEDEVKALLEGGAQYVIRLKVPRKEEIRFQDLIRGWVVVHSSAVDDKVLMKSDGMPTYHLANIVDDHLMEISHVIRGEEWLPSAPLHVLLYRYLGWESTMPQFAHLPLLLKPDGTGKLSKRDGDRLGFPVFPLEWHGTDSETGEATVSKGYREEGYLPEAMVNFLAFLGWNPGTQQEIFSMDELIQAFSIERVSKSPAKFDQNKVKWFNEHYLRAKSNAELAPYLLTALHEHAIVCSQEKAEQIVGVMKERVSFPNDFWQEAKYFFQAPTEYDETVVSKKWNAPVAAALTAYAEALPTASEVSAEGLKTLFNDTMAAQGLKPGQVLQALRVAVTGAAAGPDLFETLVILGVPEVAQRLHTAVVSIPVAA
- a CDS encoding alpha-ketoglutarate-dependent dioxygenase AlkB family protein: MALLPLPLPLPQAELLFDPAFLPATAADALLAQLTAAVAWEQRSIRIFGQEIPQPRLTAWYGDAEARYTYSGLTWEPRPWLPALQALRQRLEATTGARFNSVLLNLYRDGRDSMGWHADDEPELGPGPAIASLSLGATRRFRLRPRAGLAHAPFGLDLPSGSLLLMRGSTQQHWQHALPKTARPIGPRLNLTFRWVAGAAG